One Falco biarmicus isolate bFalBia1 chromosome 9, bFalBia1.pri, whole genome shotgun sequence genomic region harbors:
- the PDCL gene encoding phosducin-like protein: protein MTTLDDKLLGEKLQYYYSSSEGEDEDSDKEDKEGESTIPESVGEVELTSDSSAVNTGPKGVINDWRRFKQLETEQRQEQRREMERLIKKLSMTCRSHLDEETDKQKQKELQEKINGKMTLQEYNMIHNDEDDEEFLQRYRKQRMEEMRQQLYSGQQFKQVFEITSGEAFLDTVDKEHKSTLIVIHIYEDDIPGTESLNGCMICLAAEYPTVKFCRVKSSLIGASTRFTNNALPALLIYKAGELIGNFVRITDQLGEDFFAVDLEAFLQECGLLPEKDLVLLTSIHNPSACYSEDSDLEID, encoded by the exons ATGACTACTTTGGATGATAAACTGCTTGGTGAGAAACTCCAGTATTATTACAGCAGTAGTGAGGGTGAGGATGAAGACAGTGATAAAGAAGATAAAGAAGGGGAGAGCACCATTCCTGAGAGCGTTGGGGAGGTAGAGCTTACCAGCGACAGCAGTGCAGTCAACACAG GTCCCAAAGGAGTTATTAATGACTGGCGAAGATTTAAACAACTGGAAACTGAACAGCGACAGGAGCAGCGCAGAGAAATGGAACGACTCATTAAAAAGTTATCTATGACATGTAGATCTCACTTAGATGAAGAGACTgacaagcagaagcagaaagagcTTCAGGAAAAGATCAATGGAAAG ATGACGTTACAAGAATATAACATGATTCACAATGATGAAGACGATGAGGAATTTCTACAGCGATACAGGAAGCAGCGAATGGAGGAGATGAGGCAGCAGTTGTACAGTGGGCAACAGTTTAAACAGGTTTTTGAGATTACCAGTGGAGAAGCATTTTTGGACACAGTTGATAAAGAGCATAAGAGCACACTGATCGTGATCCATATTTATGAAGATGATATCCCAGGCACCGAATCCCTGAACGGGTGTATGATCTGTCTGGCTGCTGAGTATCCAACAGTTAAATTTTGCAGAGTGAAGAGTTCGCTCATTGGTGCTAGCACTCGCTTTACTAATAATGCGCTGCCAGCTTTGCTGATCTATAAGGCAGGCGAGCTCATTGGCAATTTTGTGCGAATCACTGACCAGCTTGGAGaagatttttttgctgtagACCTGGAGGCTTTTCTGCAGGAATGTGGTTTGCTCCCAGAAAAAGACCTAGTGCTGCTGACTTCCATACATAATCCATCTGCATGTTACAGTGAGGACAGTGATCTGGAAATAGACTGA